Within Mucilaginibacter inviolabilis, the genomic segment ACGGTTACCATCGATGTAAAAAACGAAAAACTGAGCCTGGTATTATCCAAGATATTTGATCCCCTGGGCATGGAATATCAACTATCGGGCAATATGATCCTGATCGAAAAAAAGCAGACCTCAGCTATTCAGGTAATTCAAAAAAACCTGGCCCAGCAAGTGTCTGGCAGGGTTACTGATAATACCGGTCCGCTGCCCGGGGTAACCGTGCGGATTAAAGGAGCCACAATTGCAACCAGCACCAGCGCCGATGGAAGATATAGTATTAATGTACCCGATGGTAATACAGTGCTTATATTTTCATCAATAGGGTACCTGACCCAGGAAATTGTGGTTGGAAACCGTAAAACCATCGATGTTCGGCTGCAGGAAGAATCAAGTAAGCTCAATGAGGTGATTGTTACCGCTTTGGGTATATCGCGCCAGCGCAAAGCCCTGGCTTATTCTGTTACCGAAGTAAAGGGTGATGAATTTACACAGGCCCGCGAAAACAATGTGGCTAATGCGCTTACCGGTAAAGTTGCTGGTGTAAATGCCACTGGGCTGTCAACAGGCCCGGGTGGGTCAAGCAGGGTTATTATCCGTGGTAATGGCTCTTTGGGAGGCGGCAATCAGCCCCTGTATGTAATTAACGGAATGCCGCTGGAGAACTCGGTGCCTGGTGGCAGTGCCACAACCAATGGCAGTGCCGGTAACGTTGACCGCGGCGATGGTATCGCCGGGATCAACCCCGATGATATTGAATCTATCAGCGTACTAAAAGGTGGTACAGCGGCTGCGCTTTATGGCGCAAGAGCTGCTAACGGTGTTATATTAATTACCACCAAAAAAGGTCGCGCGCAAAAAGGTATCGGCGTTGATTATAATTCCTCTTATACTATGGAAACCCCCGCAGTTTTTCCCGACTGGCAATATGAATATGGGCAGGGCGATAACGGTGTAAAGCCAACTACACAAGGCGAGGCTATCCAAACAGGCCGCCGCTCTTTCGGGGCAAAGATAGATGGCTCACCATACGTTGCTGCGGATGGATTGACACACCCCTATAGTGCGCAGAAAGATAATATCAAAAACTTTTATCAAACCGGCTCTACATTTACCAATACGCTGGCTTTTACCGGCGGTACCGAAGCTATTAATTACCGTTTCTCCGCTTCGGATCTTAATAGTAAAAGTATACTCCCTAATACGGATTATAACCGTAAAACCGGCAACCTGAGCCTTAACAGTAAGTTGGGCAAACGAATCAACCTGGAGGCGCTGGCACAGTACAACGTTGAAAACGCGCATAACAGAGCTACTGCAGGCGATGCTTTAGGAAATCCCAACTGGACACCTTATATGATTGCCAATACGGCCGATATAAGGTGGTTAAAACCCGGTTATGATGCCAACGGTAATGAAATTGCCTGGAACGATGCCTCTATTGCATCAAACAGCTACTTTGTGGTTAACAAGTTTAAGGAAAATGACATCAAGAACAGGTTCATCGGGCAGGCGGGCCTTACCTACGAGATTGTTAAAAACCTATCCTTAAAAGGCGTGGTAAGCCGCGACTTTTATTCCTACAATTACAAATATATCCTGCCTACAGGTACCTTGTATGTCCCCAACGGGCAGTACAGCGAACTGAAAGTTGACGCTTCCGAAACTAACGGATTATTAACACTTAACTACAATGGCAAAGTAACCAAGGATTTTGCTTTAACAGCCTTTGTTGGCGGCAATCAGCAGCGTTCTGTTTATAATGAAAGCAACATCACGGGTAGCAATTATATCATTCCTTATTTCTACAGTTCAACTAATCTTTCAACCATTTCAACTACGCCCACCAATAACAAAACAGCCATCAATTCATTAATGGGATCGGCTGATATTGCTTACAAGAATTTTGCTTATCTAACCGTAACCGGTCGCCAGGATTGGTTTTCAACACTGAGCCCAAAGAATAATAGTCTTTTTTATCCTTCGGTTGGTGGTAGCTTTGTACTTTCGGAGGCATTTAAGTTGCCGCAGGTGATCAGCTATGCCAAACTACGGGCTTCCTATGCACAGGTGGGTGGTGGTGCACCAAGTCCATACCAGATCAATCAGGCATTTATTATGGTGCCAAGTTCAGGTCAGCCCATACAAAATGTTTCCAGTACAACCATTTCCAATTCAACGCTTCGTCCATATACGTCCACCACAACAGAAGGAGGTATTGAGGCACGCTTGTTTAACAACCGGTTAAGTTTTGATGTGACCCTGTATAACCGTAAAACCACCAATGATATTGTTTCAACAGCTATCTCTGGAACCACAGGCTACAACAACGTGGTCTTAAATGTAGGCGAGCTGAGCAACAAAGGTATTGAGGTGTTACTCAGCGGCTCCCCTGTAAAAGCCGGCAGTTTTAGCTGGAATACCAGTTATAACTTTGCTTATAACAAAAATGAAGTGGTAAGGCTGGCCGCGGGTCTTAATCAAATCCAGATGGCCTCATCGGTTAATGGTTGGGCATATATTAACAATATAGTTGGCCAGTCATATGGTTCAATAGTAGGCACCCGTATCCTGAAAAATGCTAATGGTCAAACCGTATTTAATGCTACTACCGGTTTACCTGTTGCCACAGGCCTGCAAACCCTGGGCAAGGGCGTTGCACCGATAACCATGGGTTGGTCTAATGACTTTCGCTACAAGCGGTTCTCCTTAAATGTACTGCTTGACGGTAAGTTCGGCAATAAGATATTCTCATTAATGGAGGTTTATGGTACCCGTTTAGGTTTAATGAAAACAACCTTGCCGGGCAGAGAAAACGGTTTGCAATTGAGCGGTGTTGACCAGGCCGGTAACCCATATTCCAGAACAGTACCTGTATCAAACCTGCGCAGTTATTATGACAATTATAAGTCCTACTCAGAATTGTTTTTGCACGATGGTGGCTTTGTAAAACTTCGTCAGGTTATATTCAGCTATAACATTCCGGCCGATCTCCTGAAAGCTATCAACGTTCAAAACGCCTCTGTATCATTTGTTGCGCGTAACCTGCTAACTATTTATAAGCAAACGGACAATTTCGACCCGGAATCGAGCTTTACCAATGGCTCCAGTCAGGGTTTCGAATCATTCGGTCTGCCCAGAACAAGAAGCTATGGATTAAATCTCATGGTTAAATTTTAATTCAGAAAAACCACCATTATGAAAAAATATTTTATTCCCAGATTGATAGTCTTACTATCGATAGTCTGTATTGGCTTGCAAGGGTGCGACAAAAATTTTGAGGCGATCAATACCAATCCCAACTCATCTGCTAACCCTACACCTGCTTTTGTATTTACCAAAGCCGTATTAGATGGAGCCGGCGATGTTCAGGTGCTACTGCAAGGTACCATGCAGTATACCACTAGTTATAATGATGTGGCCGGATTTGGCGCCAAGTACGTGCTGAGCCAGAGCTCACAGTCATGGGTAGTGTTTAACACTGCTTATCCTAAAGAGATTAACGAGATAAGCCAGGTAATTACGTCGGTTAAAAGCAATCCGGATCAAGTTAATTTGTTGTCTGCAGCCAGGATATGGCGTGCTTACTGCTTTAGCCGCATTACAGATCTGTACGGTGATATTCCATATTCTCAGGCAGGCAAAGGATATACCGATGCTATTTACATGCCTGCATATGATGAACAGAAAAATATTTATGCCGATATGTTAAAAGAACTGGACGAGGCCGCCGCAGCTTTTAATGCCGCTAAACCAACATTTGGCGCCGCAGACCTGATTTATAACGGCGATGTAACTAAATGGAAAAAGTTTGCCTACTCCCTGATGTTGCGCTGCGCTATGCGCATGACCAAAGTAGATATTGCCGGTGCCGAAACATGGGCACGCAAAGCCATCGCCGGTGGTGTGATCACTGCTGATGCAGATATAGCTAAAGTAAACGGTTATGTTTCTGCCGGGCAGGATATCAACAAAAACCCACTTGCCCTCAATATGCTTAACGCTGATTATATAGGCGCAAATGGTACCAGTAACCCCGAAGGCGGCAAATACCAGGATGTGTTTATTAACTATTTGAAAACCAATAAAGACCCCCGACTGGCGGCCGTTTCTGTGGTTTGGTTAAACAAAGTTGCCGATACCACAGCTGCGATACAAAAAGGAATGTCATCAAGCCTGAGCGCTAAACCTGCTGATGCTGTATTCGTAACTTATTCAGAACCTAATCCCAATACTATTTTACAGCTCAATAGTCCATACCTGTTACTCACCAATGCCGAAACCAACTTTTTACTGGCCGAAGCTGCCTTACGTGGCTGGTATACTACCTCCAGTGCCAGTACTTTATATGAAAACGGCATCAGTGCTTCGATGCGGCAATGGGCGCTGTTTGGGGCACAAGGGGTAATCAGCACTAATCAAATCCAAACTTACCTGAGTTATCACCGGTTAAATACCACTGCTTCGTTTAACGCACAGATGGAGCAAATCTATACGCAATTCTGGGTGGGGGTATTTCCTAATTCGCAGGAAGTATTTGCCAGTTACAGGCGTACAGGTTACCCGGCATTGGTGCCTAATAACTACGTAGGCAACGCTACAGGAGGTAAAATATTCCGGCGGATGCTTTATCCAACTACCGAGCAAAATTTAAATACAGCTAATTATAACGCAGCCATCGCACGCCAGGGTCCTGATGAATTCCTGACCCGTATGTGGTGGGATCGCCCTTAATACCAGGCGTCATTCAATTTTAAATTATACATAACCTAAAAAATAACATAACCATGGAAAGAAGATCGATCTTAAAAAAACTGCTGGCTTCGGCGGCAGGTATTTCACTATTTGGCTTTGCAAAAGCCGGAGTTGTAAACAATGATGAAAAAGAAGTGAATAACATTACCACACATCAGGATGTACCCCTGTTTTCGGGCTCAACCAAACTGGGCAATATGATTTTTATAGCGGGTAAAGGTGCCCATGTGGAACCTTTCGAGATCAAGGCACACACCGAAATCGTATTGCAGGAGCTGGAGAAAGAGCTCAAAAAAGCGGGCTCATCAATGGAAAAGGTTTTAAAAGTCAGCGTTTTTCTGAATGATATTGCCGATTACCAGGGCATGAATGATGTTTACAAGGGCCGGTTTGGTAAAAATCCGCCGGTACGCACAACCGTAGCTGTTGCCAAGGGTGGTGTACCAGGAAACTCTCTGGTTGAAATGGATTGCATCGCTTACATATAATCATGTCAGTATATGAAACGCAGAGATATTTTAAAAGGCCTCACTATACTCCCTTTAACCAGTGGATTGATAGGGAGAGCGGCGGCTTTACATACGACACCTACATCAAAACCTGCACCTAAACGCGATTTTTTTAAGGAACTTGATGTTACCCCGGTTATAAATGCCGGGGTAACCATGACCTTTTTATCGGGTTCGCTGATGTTGCCGGAGGTATTGGATGCTATCAATTCCACCTCGCATGATTTTGCCAACATGTATGAGCTGCAGGATAAGGTAGGAGGTAAAATAGCCGAAATGCTGCATGTAGAAGCGGCCATGGTAACTTCAGGTGCATCATGCGCTATAGTCTTAGGTACCGCAGCGGCTATAACGGGCACCGATCAATCGAAAATAAAGCAACTTCCCAATTTACCCGGAGCACGACCAGAGGTGATTATGCAGAAAACGCACCGCTACCTGTTTGACCAGGCCGTAAGTACCACAGGTGCCAGAATTGTTGAGGTTGATGGACCTGAGGGCATGGAAAACGCCATCAACAGCAACACGGTAATGGCCCTGTTCTTTAATGCCAGCGAAAAGAAAAGCAGTATTACCCATGAAGAGTTTGTACGGATCGCTAAGAAACATAACATCCCTACATTTATTGATGCTGCAGCAGACGTGCCACCGGTGGAGAATTTGTTTAAGTTTCAAAAGATAGGCTTTGATCTGGTCACCTTTTCGGGTGGTAAAATGATTCACGGGCCACAGAGCGCTGGTTTATTATTTGGCAGGAAGGATCTGATCACCGCGGCCAGACTCAACCATAGCCCCAATGAGGCACCGATAGGCAGACCCATGAAAGTGAACAAGGAGGAAATGTTTGGCATGTACGCGGCACTAAAAGCGTACCTGGAAAAAGACCATCATAAAGAATGGGACGACTGGCTGCAGCGGGCAAAGCGCATAGGTAATACGTTGGAAACAGTTTCGACGGTAAAAACCGAGGTGGTTGTAAACCCTGGTCCGGCGAATGCTTTTCCGAGCCTGTATGTAAGCTGGGATCAAACCAAAGTAAGAACCAACCCTAAGGATGTACTGGCCGCTCTAAAAAGCGGCACGCCAAGTATAGTTGCCAACAGGCATGATGACGCCTTGGTTATTGGAGTGGTGCTGTTAAGGCCCGACCAGATTGATGTAGTTGCCAATCGGGTAAAGGCTATTTTACAACAGGCGGTTTAAGCTGATTTACAATTATGTATTGCTTTACGGAGTAGGTATTTCTGCTCTGACAGGATAACTATTGCCCCAGGTTTCCTGCATTATTTAAATTAAAAATGATTTGAAATGCAAAAAAGAATATTCCTGGTAATAGCGGCCATGGGCCTGGCTATTACAACATTACAAGCACAGTCCTATAACGTGGTTATCAAAGGAGGCCATGTGATGGACCCTAAAAACAACATTGATGAAGAAATGGATATAGCGGTAAAAGATGGCAAAATAGCGCTGGTAGCTAAAAACATCAACCCCAAACTGGGATTGCAGGTGGTTGACGCTACCGGCATGTATGTTACGCCAGGACTCATCGATATCCACACCCACAATTTTTATGGTACGGAGCCCGATCATCAGTATGAAAACGGTAACCTGGCTTTACCGCCGGATGGTTTTACCTTTCGCAATGGTGTTACTACCGTAGTGGATGCCGGCAGTTCGGGCTGGCGAACTTTTCCAACTTTCAAGGCCCAAACTATTGATCAATCGCAAACGCGGGTATTGGCTTTTATCAATATTGTGGGCGAAGGTATGCGTGCTGGTTACGAGCAAAACGCCAACGATATGGACTCTAAAATGGCGGCGCTGGTTGCCCGCCGTTACCGGAACATTGTGGTTGGTTTTAAAGTGGCGCACTATGAAGGTCATGAATGGACACCGGTTGATCATGCCGTAGAAGCTGGCAACATGGCTGGCGGCCTGCCGGTAATGATAGATTTTGGCGGCAGTAATCCGCCATTGTCTATCGAAGAACTGTTTATGAAGCACCTGCGCCCCGGCGATATTTTTACCCACTGTTTTGGGCAGCTGGATAGCAGGGAGTATATTGTCGACCTTGCCACTCAGAAAATAAAGCCCTTTGTATGGGAGGCCCGCAAGCGCGGTATTTATTTTGATGTGGGCTATGGCGGTATCAGTTTTACCTTTTCGCAGGCTATCCCAGCAGCCAAAGAGGGCTTTTTCCCAAATTCCATCAGTACGGATATCCATACCGGCAGCATGAACAATGCCATGAAGGATATGCTCACTACGATGTCTAAATTCCTGAATATCGGGATGGATCTTTATGAAGTGATACGGGTGAGCACCTCCAATCCGGCCAAAGAAATTAAGCATGAAGAACTGGGCAACCTTTCTGTAGGCTCAGATGCCGATATTGCTATTTTAAGTATCAGGAAAGGTAAATTTGGTTTGTTTGACTATACCGGGTATAAAATTACTGCCGATAAAAAGCTGGAATGTGAAATGACCGTTAGGGCCGGTAGGATAGTATATGACCTGAACGGCATCGCTACACCGATCGAAGCTCCAAGAATACCCAATAACAAGTCACTTGCCAGAGTTCAATAACCAATGATAAACCTATAAACAAATGAGAAACATTTTTAAGATCTGCTTTGCTGTATTATTGTTTTACGCCGGCGGAGCGAGGGCGCAAACCATATCGAAAGAACAACTGATATTTTATACCTCTGAATGGAAAGGTGAGCGTTTTGAAGATGGCCGCCCCAAAATACCTGATGATCTGCTGGAACGGGCTAAACACATCGGTATTGAAGAAGCCTGGACCGTATTACGTAACGAAGGGTATAACAACCAATTTGAGGGTAATTGGAAATTGGTGAACGATGATGTACCCGTAATTGGCCGCGTGGTGACCGCCATGTTTATGCCCAGTAGACCTGATATCGAAAAAAATATCAAAGCACAGGGTGCAAAGGATGGCAGGAAAGGTAATACCAACGCCTGGCCAATTGATGTGCTCAAAAAAGGTGATGTATATGTAGCCGATGGCTTTGGTAAAATAAGAGGTGGCACCCTCATAGGTGATAACCTGGGTAATTCCATATTCAATAAATCGGGCAATGGGGTGATTTTTGATGGCTCTGCCCGCGATTTGCAGGGTTTGAAGAGTATTCCCGGGTTCAATGCCTTTGTTCGTGATTTTGATCCGTCCTACCTGGAAGAGATGGTATTGATGGGTTTGAATACCCCCATCAGAATAGGACATGCTATCGTATTGCCAGGTGATCTGGTTATTTCTGAAAAGGAAGGTGTGCTGTTTATTCCGGCTCATTTGGCCGAGAAAGTTGTAGCCACGTCCGAATTTATTGCCTTGCGTGACGATTTTGGACACGCCATGCTTAAATCAGGTACCTATAGTACAGGAGAAATTGACAGCCAATGGCCACCAGCCATCCGCGAAGCGTTTTTGAAATGGCTTGATCAAAGCGGGAGCAAAGTGAAAATGACGCGTGCCCAGCTGGATGCCTTTATGGAGAAAAGAACCTGGTAAAAAACACCTTAAACCGTAATCAATTGAATAGTTTTAATATCTATAAAATAATGGCAGGCTTATCGGTGATATGCCTGCTTATTTCGGCCATGCTTTTTTTTCAGGAAAACATGGAGGAAACGGGCCCTTTTCTGATCGCTTTTTTCGTAACGCTGGCCATTTCATTCCGGGGCTTTAAACAGCTCAAAGGGTTTTCTTATACGCTCATCATATTTGCGGCGGTTACTACTGCTTTATATTATCCGCAGCATTTTATACAGATAGGCGGGTTTAAGCTGGCCGCACTCATCACGCCGCTCATACAGCTTATTATGTTTGGTATGGGGACGTCTATGAGTATAAAAGACTTTGCCGGTGTTATCAAAATGCCCAAAGGAGTATTCATAGGTGTATTCAGCCATTTTTTGATCATGCCTACGCTTGGTTTTACCTTGGCTAAACTAAGCGGTTTTCCGCCCGAAATAGCGGCGGGCATTATCCTCATCGGTTGCTCGCCAAATGGTATGGCTTCTAACGTGATATCATACCTGGCAAAAGCTAATTTAGCTTTGTCAATCACTATCACTGCGGTTTCAACTATGCTGGCGCCGTTTTTTACTCCTATGCTCATGAAGTTTTTGGGCGGTACCTTTATCCATATAGATATGTATAAGATGATGTGGGATATTACCAAAATGGTGATACTGCCTATAGGCGCGGGTATTTTGTTTAATAAATACTTGCTCAAACGAGCTAAATGGCTGGAGTATGCCATGCCCATGGTGTCCATGTTCGGCATAGCTTTCATCATTGTGATCATTACTGCAGCGGGCAGGACTAGTTTGCTTAACATCGGCTTTATGTTGGTTTTGTTGGTGCTGATCCATAACCTGATGGGATATACGCTCGGTTACTGGGCTGGCCGTTTATTTAAAATGGATGAGCGCGACTGCCGTACTATGGCTATAGAGGTGGGGATGCAAAATGGTGGCCTGGCATCCGGATTAGCAAAAGAGATGGGAAAAATAGCTACCGTTGGTTTAGCCCCGGCTGTGTTTGGCCCCTTGATGAATATTACCGGCTCTTTATTGGCAAATTACTGGCACCGTAAACCAATTCTCAATCCGGAAGTTAAAGAGATAAAAACGATTACCTGAGTTTGAATTTATTCTGAAAGTATATCAAAAAACCTTAGTCATTTTAACAGATTTAAGAATTAAAGGCCTGTAAAGTATACTTTGCAGGCCTTTTTGAGATATGAAAATATATTTTGGGCAATATTATTATTGTTGTTAAATAAAAGGCGCTGTTTTGCTGCTCTCGATTGTTAAAGTCTCTCTTATAAAGCCTTATCTATAGTTTTTATAGATAAATCATTTGTTAAAAATATTGCTTGTTATATAATATTGATTATTTGGTAATATTCTGTATTTATATTGTTAACATTTTTAGTGTTTTTGATCATTTGTTTAAAATTTGTTAACTTTTTGTTGTTGTGCTAACAATGCTTGCATAATATCACGGCGATAGTTTTATGGTGCTAAATCAAAATCGCATTATGAAACAAAGTTTACTCAAAATTTCAAAGTGGTTACTTAGTATTGCAGTTTGCATATTTACTTACAGTAACCTTCAAGCACAAACCTTAACGATAAGGGGTATCGTTTTAGATGATTCCAATCAACCATTGCCGGGCGTGAGCGTAGGCATAAAAGACACCAAACAAGGTACAGCTACAAGTGAGGGCGGCCGTTTTACAATCTCTGTTAGCAAAGGTCAAATATTGGTATTCCGTACCGTTGGCTTCGCTACTCAAGAGGTAGTGATAGGTAATGAAACTAATATTTCCGTTTCCTTAAAAGCCGATACTCGTTCATTAACAGAAGTGGTAGTAACCGCCCTTGGTGTTAAAAAAGAAATACAACGACTCGGTTATTCAACAACACAAATAAAAGGTAGTGATATGACTACTGCCCGCGACGCCAACCCGCTTAATTCATTAGCCGGTAAGGTTGCCGGTTTAAATATAGGTGCCAGTGCCGAGTTTTTTGGCGCACCAACGGTAGTTCTGCGCGGAAGTAAGGATATATTATATGTGGTTGACGGAGTTCCGGTAAACTCAGATACCTATAATTTTAGCGCTGATGATATTGACACATATAACGTATTAAAAGGACCAAATGCTGCCGCCCTTTATGGTTTTAGGGGTATTAATGGCGCTATCATCATAACCACTAAAAAAGGCACAAAAGATAAAAAAGGCTGGTCAATTGATTTTAACAGCACGAATGAATTAGAAAAAGGATTTATTGTTTTGCCACAAGCACAGGTTGAGTACGGTCGTGGTACCAATTATGTATATAATTATGGTAACCAGTTATACGATTATAACCAACGCTTACCAGAATGGGGCCCTCGTTTTGAAGGACAGCCTATCCAACAATATGATAGTCCGTACAATCCTGTTACCAACGTCAGGACACCTACGCCGTGGTTAGCACGGGGAGCCAACAACTTTGAAAACTTTGTTCAAACAGGCGTAACAAGTACCAATAACCTGGCATTGGCTGCAAGTGGTTCAAACTACGATATCAGGATGTCCTATACGCATACTTATGCGGGTGGTTTGTTTCCCAATACTAAATTAAACCTTGACAACTTTAACATAAGCGCGGCATACGATGTAACGCCTAAATTGAGGGTTGAAGGAAATGTAAATACCAACATACAATATTCACCCAACATACCGGATGTAAGTTATGGTCCTAATAGCTACTCTTACATGTTTAAGGTTTATGGTTCAGCTGATTATGATATCAATGACCTGAAAGATATTTACAAAGGGCCGCAGGGTGTTCCGAATCTGGTTCAATATGCTCAGGAATACGGTCGTTTAAACAGCCCCTGGTTTATGGCCGAAAAATGGCTGCGTGGCCGTAATAAAACCGATGTATACGGTTCATTAAAGGCAACTTATAAATTCACAGATGATTTAAGTTTGAGTTTACGCACACAGTTAGATACTTATAATGAGCTAAATACTGAGCAAGTTCCTGCTTCTACCAACTTAAACCAATATACTACCTGGTGGTACGCCGGCTGGTATGGTGATTATAGACAGGATCAAAGAAAATCGTTAGAAAACAATACCGATCTTAACTTAACCTACAGCAAAAGTTTAAAAGGCTGGAATATTGGTGGATTATTGGGTGCCAGCGAACGCTCATTCACTTACAATTCATTCTGGGGAAGTACCAAAGATCTTTCTATTCCTAACGTATATAACTTGAATAACTCCATAAACCAGGGTTTCAATTATAATTTTGATTCAAAAATGCAGGTTTATAGCGGTTATTATTCATTTGATGTGGGTTACAAAAATTACATCAACCTGAACACTACCGGCCGTGTAGATAAACTTTCTACCTTGCCTTCAGGTCATGATACTTATTTTTATCCTTCAGTATCTTTAAGTACAGTTGTGTCAGATTATGTGACATTACCGCAAGCTATTTCTTTTTTCAAAGTCCGGGCATCATTTGCCGATGTTAAGGGTGGTTTAACAGCTACTACCATCGGTTCGGCTTACCAGGCTGTAACCGGGATATCAACTACCACACTGTTAGGTTACGGAACAGAGTTAATTACGCCATACAATGGGCCAACTTATCAAAACTCAAGCCCAATATCTCCATCAACATTTTATAACAGTACACCGTCTGTAACGCTTTCAAATACTATTGCTAACTCCGCTATTAAACCTTATGATGTTAAATCATATGAAGGCGGTATCGACTTAAAGTTTTTACAAAACAGATTAGGATTGGATGCGACTGCATTTTATACTACCAACGGTCCTAACATTTTCCAGTTACCTGTAGCCCCGTCTACAACTTTTACATCACAAATTGTAAATGGTGTAACAACGGTTAAAAAAGGTTTTGAAATCCAATTAAATGGTTCTCCTTTAAGAAGCGCTTCGGGTCTTAACTGGGATGTTAACGTAAACTATTCAACCTATAAAGAAACCTTAAAATCTATTTACGGTAACGAATCATTATTACAAAACGGCCACGTTTACAAAGTAGGTGAAAGATTGGATGCCATATACGGAACTAAATTTGTAAGGGATGGAAACGGAAATATTGTAAATAGCGGCGGCTTACCTTTAGGTGCCGGTGGCGGTGTTGCTCAAAACGGTTTGCTAGGTTACGCCAATCCCGATTTCTCTTTCGGTATAACCAACCGTTTTAGTTATAAAAATGTCACTTTCAGCTTCCAGTTTGATGGCAGGATAGGTGGCAAAATTTATGACAGAACTTATTATCAATCAAATAATGGCGGTACATCAATTGAAAGTGCCAGCGGTGCTTATGGGGTTGCCCGTTTAGCCGACTGGAATGCGGTAAAAGCTACCGGTAAGTTAGGTAATAACGGTGCCGGATCATACATAGGACAGGGTGTGAAACTGGTTAGCGGAACCCCCAAATTTGCCAACGGACAGATCACTAATATGAGTGAATTGACTTTTGCACCCAACGATGTACCTACATCTGTTCAAAGCTATATTTCAAGTGGTATAAGCAGCAATTTTGATGAATACTATATGATTAGCCGTACCTACGCCAAGTTGCGCGAAGTTACCTTAGGTTATAATTTACCGGCT encodes:
- a CDS encoding amidohydrolase/deacetylase family metallohydrolase, which codes for MQKRIFLVIAAMGLAITTLQAQSYNVVIKGGHVMDPKNNIDEEMDIAVKDGKIALVAKNINPKLGLQVVDATGMYVTPGLIDIHTHNFYGTEPDHQYENGNLALPPDGFTFRNGVTTVVDAGSSGWRTFPTFKAQTIDQSQTRVLAFINIVGEGMRAGYEQNANDMDSKMAALVARRYRNIVVGFKVAHYEGHEWTPVDHAVEAGNMAGGLPVMIDFGGSNPPLSIEELFMKHLRPGDIFTHCFGQLDSREYIVDLATQKIKPFVWEARKRGIYFDVGYGGISFTFSQAIPAAKEGFFPNSISTDIHTGSMNNAMKDMLTTMSKFLNIGMDLYEVIRVSTSNPAKEIKHEELGNLSVGSDADIAILSIRKGKFGLFDYTGYKITADKKLECEMTVRAGRIVYDLNGIATPIEAPRIPNNKSLARVQ
- a CDS encoding bile acid:sodium symporter family protein, translating into MAGLSVICLLISAMLFFQENMEETGPFLIAFFVTLAISFRGFKQLKGFSYTLIIFAAVTTALYYPQHFIQIGGFKLAALITPLIQLIMFGMGTSMSIKDFAGVIKMPKGVFIGVFSHFLIMPTLGFTLAKLSGFPPEIAAGIILIGCSPNGMASNVISYLAKANLALSITITAVSTMLAPFFTPMLMKFLGGTFIHIDMYKMMWDITKMVILPIGAGILFNKYLLKRAKWLEYAMPMVSMFGIAFIIVIITAAGRTSLLNIGFMLVLLVLIHNLMGYTLGYWAGRLFKMDERDCRTMAIEVGMQNGGLASGLAKEMGKIATVGLAPAVFGPLMNITGSLLANYWHRKPILNPEVKEIKTIT
- a CDS encoding RraA family protein, which gives rise to MRNIFKICFAVLLFYAGGARAQTISKEQLIFYTSEWKGERFEDGRPKIPDDLLERAKHIGIEEAWTVLRNEGYNNQFEGNWKLVNDDVPVIGRVVTAMFMPSRPDIEKNIKAQGAKDGRKGNTNAWPIDVLKKGDVYVADGFGKIRGGTLIGDNLGNSIFNKSGNGVIFDGSARDLQGLKSIPGFNAFVRDFDPSYLEEMVLMGLNTPIRIGHAIVLPGDLVISEKEGVLFIPAHLAEKVVATSEFIALRDDFGHAMLKSGTYSTGEIDSQWPPAIREAFLKWLDQSGSKVKMTRAQLDAFMEKRTW
- a CDS encoding SusC/RagA family TonB-linked outer membrane protein, producing MKQSLLKISKWLLSIAVCIFTYSNLQAQTLTIRGIVLDDSNQPLPGVSVGIKDTKQGTATSEGGRFTISVSKGQILVFRTVGFATQEVVIGNETNISVSLKADTRSLTEVVVTALGVKKEIQRLGYSTTQIKGSDMTTARDANPLNSLAGKVAGLNIGASAEFFGAPTVVLRGSKDILYVVDGVPVNSDTYNFSADDIDTYNVLKGPNAAALYGFRGINGAIIITTKKGTKDKKGWSIDFNSTNELEKGFIVLPQAQVEYGRGTNYVYNYGNQLYDYNQRLPEWGPRFEGQPIQQYDSPYNPVTNVRTPTPWLARGANNFENFVQTGVTSTNNLALAASGSNYDIRMSYTHTYAGGLFPNTKLNLDNFNISAAYDVTPKLRVEGNVNTNIQYSPNIPDVSYGPNSYSYMFKVYGSADYDINDLKDIYKGPQGVPNLVQYAQEYGRLNSPWFMAEKWLRGRNKTDVYGSLKATYKFTDDLSLSLRTQLDTYNELNTEQVPASTNLNQYTTWWYAGWYGDYRQDQRKSLENNTDLNLTYSKSLKGWNIGGLLGASERSFTYNSFWGSTKDLSIPNVYNLNNSINQGFNYNFDSKMQVYSGYYSFDVGYKNYINLNTTGRVDKLSTLPSGHDTYFYPSVSLSTVVSDYVTLPQAISFFKVRASFADVKGGLTATTIGSAYQAVTGISTTTLLGYGTELITPYNGPTYQNSSPISPSTFYNSTPSVTLSNTIANSAIKPYDVKSYEGGIDLKFLQNRLGLDATAFYTTNGPNIFQLPVAPSTTFTSQIVNGVTTVKKGFEIQLNGSPLRSASGLNWDVNVNYSTYKETLKSIYGNESLLQNGHVYKVGERLDAIYGTKFVRDGNGNIVNSGGLPLGAGGGVAQNGLLGYANPDFSFGITNRFSYKNVTFSFQFDGRIGGKIYDRTYYQSNNGGTSIESASGAYGVARLADWNAVKATGKLGNNGAGSYIGQGVKLVSGTPKFANGQITNMSELTFAPNDVPTSVQSYISSGISSNFDEYYMISRTYAKLREVTLGYNLPAKWLRGSFVKKASFALVGRNLLYFAARKDIDLDQYAAGYNASDRTLVGGAGSVDLQSQTARRFGFNINASF